The following is a genomic window from Miscanthus floridulus cultivar M001 chromosome 14, ASM1932011v1, whole genome shotgun sequence.
CAATCTAAGTATGAGACAAGTTCAGAAGCATTAGAAGCTGAAGAAGTAGCAGCATGCAACAAAGCAGTAGCAGATGTATCTCTAGACAGATTAAGAGTAGAATGCAGTAGTGAAGTACCCCCACCAGAAGAACTAGAATCatcatcatatatttcatcccaaGCAGACCTTTTCTTACTAGTTAGGTTTTGAGGGACAGTCCTCCTCAACCTAACAGCTCCATATTTCTCCTCATACTTATTGTAAACATCAGTAAGCCTAGCTCTAGTGCCAACCTAGTAAGCAATGTAGTCTATACTGGTAAGGTTCATCAACTTCCTTAGCACTTTTGTAAAACCCTTCATTTTAGCTCTAGGGTCCAAGATGAATGCAAAAGAATAGAGCAAAGGTATGTCCCTCCAATACTTATTATATTTATCTACCATAGGTTGAACCACATTCCTCAGATGAATGTCATTAGCATACTTGTTCaggtgtatagcaatcttaacCAGATAATGAAGCATAAGTGGGGATgtaggatagtaaacaccagacaaGGCAACAGTAGCATCATAGAACAGTTCAAGAAACTTAAAGACTTTTTCAGCAACAACCCAATGTTCTTCAGTTAGAAGCAACTCACCTCCCTCACCTCTAGGATAGTTAGCATGTATGAAAGTGGTGAAAGGATCTTTGTGAGGAAACAAAGTCTTAAGCATGAGATATGTAGAGTTCCACCTTACATCCATGTCCAACTGAAACTTTCTAGGCCTATAACTAGAAGCAATGCAATAGTTTTGTATGCTGCAATTCTCTGGTTAGATGAGTTTAAAAATGATATTGCAGTTCTAAAAACTTCAATCAAAGATTTAAGATAATCAAGTGCCTCCTTAACAATCAGGTTGATTATATGGCATGCACAACGCTGATGCAAGAACATAGTAGTAACAGCAGTTTCAGGATGTCTTGGATCCTCTACAAGAACCTCAAGATCAAGATATTTAGATAAAATAGGTCTTAGCATACGCATGGCAGAAACATTAGATGAAGCATTGTCCAAAGTAACAGCAAACACTTTTTCAAGCACACCATATTCACCAAGAACAGATGCAACTCTATCAGCAATGTTCTATCCATTATGGGAACAATCAATAAGCACAAGACCAAGAACCCTCTTCTCTAGTTGCTAATCAGGGTTTAtgtaatgagcaacaacactaagatAATCCTCTTTGGCTTTGCCAGACCAAATATCAGAGGTAAGGCACACACAattaacagaatcagaaccaaGTACCTCAACAAGCTTACTCTTTCTATCAGAAAACATTTTGGCTAAGTCTCTAGTTGTGGTTTGTGTAGAGACAGCCTGAAACTTAGGATTATGAGCATTATTAATGTATTCCTCAAATGCAGCAGATTCACCAAAGCTGATAGGAACATCTACCCTAGTAAACAATCTACATAGTTCAGTACGAGCACGCATAGGACAGTAATCCCAATTACGCATAGAGCCATCAAGATTAAAAGAAATCTGAGTCTGACTAAACCCCCTAGTTTTCTCTCGCCTCTTAGCACATTTATCCCTGTGACGACGGAGGTGGCTAGTGCCACCTGCAGATCTACCAGAGTACTGTTTTTTGCAATGGATGCAGACAGCACCATACCTGATCTTCTTACCTTTGGGACCCATTTTGAAGAGCTTCTGGAAATCTTGCCACACATCAGAGGTAGAGGGGCGTGATACCTGGTCGTCGTCGGCGTTCTCACCGTCttcttctccaccaccaccttcgTCACCATCAAGGTCGATGGGGTCCTCTACGCCAGCTGCACCAGGTACAGCTCCACGGCCGAAGAGCTCTTCTACCTCTTCGTCGCCCATGTCGTTGTCGTCGTCATCACCAGGGAGGTCACGGACCCTCTCCATCTCATCAGCCATGGCAGTGGCACTAGCCTCCACCGTGTCCTCAGAGACAGAGGGAGGTCGGGACGGCATCCTCACTTGCCCTGGCCTCAAACGTctgccaaaagaagaagaaaggaagaacatgaacatcagtcaagaactcaagattcaagaaaagaaatcaagaaCGGAGCAGAtcggagctagggttagggttaggcttcggagctagggttagggtgtcTTACCTAGACGTCGTCGGCGACGAAGACGGCGGAGCCGAAGCTCCTAGCAGCAGCGGATCTGTGGATCTTCAGAAGAGGGAGTGAGTCAGTGACAgtgagagaaagaagaagaagagcagaaGGGGATGTTACCTGCATCGTCGGAGCTCCAGAAGAaaggaagaacatgaacatcagtcaagaactcaagattcaagaaaagaaatcaagaaCGGAGCAGAtcggagctagggttagggttaggctttggagctagggttagggtgtcTTACCTAGACGTCGCCGGCGACGAAGACGGCGGAGCCGGAGCTCCTAGCAGCAGCGGATCCGCGGATCTGCAGAAGAGGGAGTGAGTCAGTGACAgtgagagaaagaagaagaagagcagaaGGGGATGTTACCTGCATCGTCGGAGCTCCAGAGCTACGGCTGCTAGAGGACGAGAAGAGGAGGCGGGGTCCGCGGGGATGACGGCGAGTCGCCGTCGCCCTTGGGAGGGGCCGTTGCCCTTCGCCACCGTCGTCGGAGACGAGAGGGCGAGAGCcagagaggagaggagggagagcgTTGGCCAGCGAGCCCGAGAGGATGAAATGAGTTAGGGTTTCTGTGGGTGGGGAGCGGGGGAGGCCGGCCGGCTTATATACGCGGCGACGTCGTTGCCCTGGATCCAACGGCCATAATCCATCAGGGGGAGATCGGACGGCTGAGTTCCCTGGATAGCGGGCCGTTAGCGGGCCAGGCCACTTTACCGTGCCGTGCCCGTGCTGGCCCATGGGCCGAATTGGCagcccaggcacgggcacgggggCGGGCCGTGCCAGGCACGGACACGTAGGctgccgggccgggccgtgcttgggccgtgcTTTctcgggccgtgcctgggccggccCATCGTGCCCGGCCCATCTGGAAAACTATagagtcttttacttgtatgccattaaaaaagatggtctaatcgtctatgtccctaaaaagttcgatctatcgtcagtgtccaagctcgaaaaacttttctCTCTTACGCCATTCTGTCACTAACGGTGTGAAATGTGGGTGGCAAAGGACTTGAATGCCCCTGAAACTTTTGTTTCTCATGTGCCACTGCCTGCTGGGCGGCACCGTCCTGGACCTTTCCATCAACGGCCTCACCGGCCACATCCCGGCATCGCTCGGGAACCTGACGTCGTTGCAGGAGCTTCAGCTCAGCGTGAACAAGGTGTCCGGCCCGATCCCGGCCGAGCTCGCGCGCTGCACCAACCTCACCGACCTCGAGCTCGACAACAACCAGATATCCCTGATGTGCCGCCTGTTCCCTCGAGCTCGCCGCCGACTTCGTGCTGGAGCTTGCCGCCGAGCGCAACCTCCCCGCCAAGCCCTTCCTGCTGGCGCTGGCGTCCAGCGCCAACATCGGCTCCAGCGCGACGCCCATCGGCAACCCGCAGAACCTGGTGATCGCGTTCAACAGCAAGATCCCGTTCCCCAAGTTCCTCCTCGGCATCCTGCCCGCCATGCTCGCCGGCATGGCCGTCAACATGGTGATGCTGCTGTGCATGTACTGGAAGGACCTGGATGGGAGCAGCAGCCCCATCGACGTTGACGGCAAGCGGATGGAGGCCGTCGAGGAGGGTGCCGGGGCCCATGCCGGCGTCGAGCGGAGCCCGAAGCTGCAGCTGGGCAGCACCAACGGCGGCAGCGGGTACATGTCGCCGCTGATGACGGAGAACATCTCCACGAAGCACCCGTGGTTCATGCAGTGCACGGAGGAGCGGCGGAAGCTGTTCCTCAAGAGCTTCGCGTACATCGTGACGGTGGGCATGGTGATCGCCTACATGGTGGGGCTCAACATGTCGTGGACGGCCATCACCACGGCCATCGCCCTGGTGGTCGTCGACTTCCGCGACTCCGAGCCGTGCCTCAACACGGTGTCCTACTCGCTGCTCGTCTTCTTCTCGGGGATGTTCATCACGGTGAGCGGATTCAACAAGACGGGGCTGCCGGTGGCCATCTGGAACTTCATGGCGCCCTACTCCAAGGTCAACAGCGTCGGCGGCATCTCCGTGCTGTCCATCATCATCCTCCTGCTCTCCAACCTAGCATCCAACGTCCCAACAGGTACGTACGTATTTATACGTAGCTGCATGCGTGCTATATTAATTGGTTGGCATGCATGTTCCTCAGCACCTGtgctaattaattattaattggtTGGTCCGTACTGCGTGCATGCAGTGCTTCTGATGGGCGGCGAGGTGACCTCGGCGGCGGCGCTGATCTCGCCGGCGGCGGTGGTTCGGTCGTGGCTGCTGCTGGCGTGGGTGAGCACGGTGGCGGGCAACCTGTCACTGCTGGGGTCGGCGGCGAACCTGATCGTGTGCGAGCAGGCTCGGCGGGCGACGCGCAACGCCTACGACCTCACCTTCTGGCAACACATCGTCTTCGGCGTGCCCTCCACCCTCATCGTCACCGCCATCGGCATACCCCTCATCGGAAAGATCAACATCTGACCAACCTCGATcgctcacgtcgtcgtcgtcgtcgtactcTCATCGGTATCATCATCGATCactccggccggccggccgtcggTCGCCGGCCACCGTATCATCGTCGTCTATCATCACTCTATCTTGATCTGCAGCTAGCAGGTAGCCACGCGATGCATGCGCATGCATGCAGGCATCAACGTAACGCCGGCTCATCGTGTGGTGTATACTTATATTACGACAGAGTATAATTGTACGTACGTACAACGTACAGTGCCCCTTCAGTTCCGTATATGTACGTGGTGTGTATTATATATTATTAATTATGGCTCTTTAAATTAAAGCTAGAATTCACTTTTAGCTTTATTTGCTCGTCATCAATCGGACTATATATTGTGATTTTGGAGCGAGAGGAGTAGCAAGTGCATCTGTGCGTGCATTCAGTGTACTTGTCGTTACATTATTGTATTTACAAACAATACTAGCTACACTCGGTGGCATCGGTAGAAAAGTGTTGGATGGAGGAGGCAGTTTTTTTTAAGGGGCAGTTGGAGCAAGAAACCTAGAAACTTGGAACTAGGTCCTTCGTATATTATCGCATCTCTTTCTCGGTATCTCACTGCCCTTTGTTTAAAAAAGGGGGCAATCATCAGACTACCATTAGTCATGCTCtgaaaataaatcaaattctcaAGTCACTCATCTTAATTACAACATAGATCAACTACACAAGTATCTGCAAATTAAATGCAACACCTTAAAAAGTTCCAGGACGGTGCCACCCAATAGGCAGTGGCACATGAGAAACAAAAGTTCCAGGGGCATTCAAGTCCTTTGCCACCCATATTTCACACCGTTAGTGACAGAATGGCGTGAGAGAgaaaagttttttgagcttggacactgacgatagatcgaactttttagggacatagacgattagaccatcttttttaatggcatacaagtaaaagactcaAAACTATAATGACTAGTAGTAGTGACTACTGATTACTGAAAGCAACTGGCCAGTGCGGAAATCAACTGTCGAAAAATGCCAGTTTCAAAGATTGGACTGGTGCGCAGGACGGCAGGAGGTTATACCATGCATGTACTCCTAATAATAATTTAAAGGCAGGGAGGAATTAATTGAATATTTTTTTCCATGTGATCGTTTTGCGATGAATTGTTGAACGGTGGTAGATAAGAGGACTGAGCAAAGCATGACCATCTAGCCGGCAGGTGAAGACCAAAGAAGCACGAGGCGTCAGTAGGTTGGCCTCTAGCCATGGCGAACGCCGTCTCCGGCATCGTCCTTCTGCTCGTGCTGGGCGGCATCACGCTGTTCCCGCGGGCGACCGCCGACGTATTCTGCCACAACCTTAAACAGGTCGCCGCCACCCTCCCCAAGAACACCGCTTCTTCCCCGGTGCACTTCGCCACCACTGTCTTCGGCCAACCCCCAGACGCCGTCTACGCTCTTGCGCTCTGCCGCGGCGACGTCGACAACGACAACACCTGCGGCGAGTGCGTAGCCACCACTTTCGACGCAATCAACTCGACACTCTCGCCGGCGCAGCAGTTACAGTGCTACCAGGCTGCCTACTACTACGGTGGTGGCTGTTCCCTCGTCTACTCCGCGGACGACATCCTCTCGTCCTCCAATACGACGGGTGGAAACAACAATGGCGACGACATTCCATATACGAGGCGGAACACGAAAAGCTGGGGCAACTGGAGCAGCACCATCAACATCACCGCGGTCGATGACGTTGCCCTCACCGTGGGCCTCCTTAACGAACTTCTGGTGAAGACAATACAAACGGCGGCCAGCACGACGCCGGGGCGGTTCACAACGGGCGTCATGGACAGCCCGATGATTGTGTTCTACTCCATGGCGCAGTGCACGCCTGACCTGTCCGACAGCAAGTGCTTGGCGTGTCTTACTAGTCTGCTCGGCACGCTCAACTACATGACACTGCCGATGGGAGTACAGCTCCATGTCATACGGTGTTTTTTCAGGTACGAGTCGTATCAGTTCTACGACAGCAAGCCTATCCTGCATGTCGGGCGGCCATCGGCGCCTACGCCGGTTACGGCGCCAGTGAAACACAAGAGTAAGTTCCCATGGTTGTAATTCCTGCTGCCGATGAatactgatgatgatgatgatgaatactgAATTTTATCATGTTGGTATCAGGGCGTATGTACAATTTCTGGATAATTCTGATAGCTGTATTTCCTCCAGCAGCGGCAGCATTTCTCTGCTTCATATTCTGCTGCCCTTGCCTTAGATCATACAGAAAAGGTGTGATAATCGGTACCTCAAACTGAAGTGTATTGTTCTGTCATGCTCTTTGTTTAAATTTGTTCCTATTAGCGGAATACTTTTGACTAAAAATAAAAAGTATTTCGTCTAAATATTCAACTAAAGTGGAGAGATTAGAAGCAGGATCAAGGCGTACTAGGGACTTGAAGGCACAGGAAGAACTAATTTGGCAAGGGAAGAGCTCATCAGAGTTCTCCGTGTTTGAGTTTGAACAGTTACTGGAGGCCACAGATAACTTTTCAGAAGAAAACAAACTTGGGCAAGGTGGCTTTGGCGCTGTCTACAAGGTACTGTAAGTAAATACAAAAACATCATATCTATCGCTGAGGAAATAGACGACTATATCAACATCATATCTATCATCATTTTGTCTCAAGGAAACTGGCCCTAAATTTTGACATCTCTTCCGCCAGGGCCAGTTTCCCGAGGGATTGGAGATAGCGGTGAAGAGACTTTCTTCACATTCCGGACAAGGTTTCATGGAGTTCAAAAATGAAGTCCAGCTCATAGCCAAACTCCAACACATGAATTTGGTTAGGCTCTTGGGGTGTTGCTCTCAAGAAGAGGAGAAAATATTGGTTTATGAATACTTGCCAAACAAAAGCTTGGATTTCTTCATCTTTGGTAACACAtttacatttcttaatttatcttAGACATAATTTTCGTAGAAGCATCAAAAGGACAAAAACTTACTCGAACAATTGTTTCTGTCAGGGCCATGAATCCAGTCCCTATGTAACTGAAATAGATTAATCTATTTGCAGATGAAAATAGAAGAGCTTTACTGAACTGGAACAAACGTATAGCAATAATTGAAGGAATAGCACATGGGCTTCTCTACCTACATAAGCACTCGCGGTTGCGTGTCATACATCGAGATCTTAAACCAAGCAACATTCTTTTGGATGGTGAAATGAATCCTAAAATTTCAGACTTCGGCCTAGCAAAAATCTTTACTTCAAATAACACTGAAGAAAGCACTACAAGAAGAGTGGTTGGCACATAGTAAGTTTCATATAAACTGATCATGCACTAATGGAAATTTATGCTTGGCTAAACCATATATATACAGTAATTTAACATATACTATATGTTTCATTTCAGTGGCTACATGTCTCCGGAGTATGCTTGCGAGGGTCTCTTCTCAATCAAATCtgatgtattcagcttcggtgtTCTCGTTCTTGAGATCCTTGGTGGTAAAAGGAATTCTGGCGGCCAAGACTATGGAAATTTCATCAATCTCCTTGGATATGTGAGTTGGATGCACATGTACCTTGCAaaattattttgtttattttgtaccCTATACATATAAATATACAATTCTTTGATGAAATTACAAACAGGCATGGAAATTATATGAAGAGGAAAGATGGGGCGAGCTCATTGACTCATCATTGGACACCATTAATCACTCAGACGAAATGATGAGGTGTATGAACATTGCATTGTTGTGTGTACAAGAGAAAGCAGCTGATCGTCCGACGATGTTAGATGTCGTTGCAATGCTAAGCAACAAATCTATGGTCCTGGTTAAGCCTAAGCATCCTGCATATTTCAATCTGAGTAGCGTAGGAAACGAAGAGGCCTCCATTGCTACGGGGCCAAGCAGTATTAATAATGTGACCATATCTGTAACAACTGGTAGATAGGTTTTGTTTCACGTCATGATTTGTTTCTACAGAGCCAACGTACAGAACTGGGTGAACTGTCTACTTGTTGCTAGAAGCCTGGAACTACAAGGAGTAAAAGTCAGTACATAATTGATATAAGATCCTAGTgtcgagaagaagaaaaaaacatgATAGAGCATTTATTCTGTGTGATTTTATTGCTTGTGATAGTCAGTTACTGCAACTCTGCGACACAATTCAGACTGACTTCAGCTTCCAAGTGATCAAAACATACTGTTTTTTTTTATGAAATCAAAAACATACTGTGATAATGACTAAATTCGCTAGTTCATACAAAAGCTAAAGATGAGTCAAAGTCAGGCAGTTAGTTATCATATCGGTGACTGACTGTAAAGGATCAGCTTATCTGGCTAAGCTACGAATTAATTATTCCTGACAGCGAACGAATTTTCGCACGCTGCAAGACTAGACCAGATCAAATGGAAGATCTAGTCAGCAACAGCATCCTGACTAAATCCAACCGATTATTCTTGCGAGGAAAGGTGAAGAGAATATTAATCTACATTAATAGATATATAGGGATTACAACCTGCAGTTAGCCACAACCCAAAGAATGGTTGCCATGTTAACTGTTGTTGTGATGGTGCAGGACGGCAGCAACGTTTCAGGCCTCTGTGTGCTGCTTATTAGCAGATGATCAGGACACGCAGTGCTTGCATTTGCATATACATGTACTTGGAGGGAGCTGAACTTGTTGACAGCGACAGGGAAGTTTGACCAGCTGAACTGTTGTTGGCGGCTGGAACCAGCAGTCCTAACCCCAATCTGACGAACGTGAGTTCTAGGTGGTGTGATCCGAAAATACGAAGTTGATGACGTGGCAGCTGGTTTGAATATGGAGTCTCATTTTAGATAGCTTGGTGGAGCAGTCTAGTTTTTTTTAGATAAAATTCATTTTAGAGAATAGCTAAATCACTAAATTCAGATATTTCTTTTGGctagtctcttggagttgctctgagGACCCTTTTGGAGTTGCCAAAGCCAAGTTCATGGATTCTGAAATAGCATTTGACAATAGACGGATCTAGGTGACATGTAGGAGCCTTACATGTAGGAGCCACGTCAATGCACAGTCAGCATGCCATGTCAGCGTATAGAGTGGGTTAGGATCCGTTTGGACCTGGATGATATCAAAAACCAAGTTCATGGACTCAGAAATAGCATTTTGAGAGTAGAGGGACCTAGGTGACAAATATTGCCAAGTTGAAGGACCGACCATAAATTTTTCTCGTACGAAAAACTATTTAGTCAAACGTAGTGAGTCAGATTTATAGGTAGTATTTTAAACTGTTTGGAAAACTATAAAAAAACATATGGGTGAGTTTGCACTCACCTAAGGCCGCGTTAGCACAAACAGTAAGTTGAGccaaataatactaagctctctgtATTATAGAATAGTCTTATGTCGGGTGGTAATAGTATAATGCTAAGAATGTTAATATTGAAGTTCAAGTGAATTGTTCATCTTCCTTCATCGACTTAGTCATTTGGGTCAATTATATGTTGCGTAGTACGTAGTTCAATACTTCAACATAGTGAGAGGTAATAGGAAGTTATCAAAAGTCCAGTTTAtcttgaaacaaggaaaaatcaCTTTTTTAAGGAGAATGAACTCTGCTTTACATCACTGGGGATACCAGTTTGTAAATGAAAAAGAACAGTCAAGAGCTGGACTAAACGCAGACACTAAAACACTTGACCAGGCATAAAGCCAGCAAAAGACTCCAGAATCAAATTTCACACACATCTGTCACCACCATTGTACTAGGAGTAAACTTCTCTATCCAGCTCATCATGATGGCGTCCTTGATGTGCAATAGCTTCTCCCTATCCGCTTCCTTAAGCAAGATACGTACTCCACTTCTGCATGAAGGATAAAGCAACATAGATGATGTTAGTGGGAGCTTTTGGAAATTTCTTCTCTATAGCCATCTAGTTCCTTGAGGTCCACAAAGCCCATGAGAAACATGTAAATATGAACATAATCAAACAAAGTGAAAGGGGCCCCTTGCCCTGCAGCCAAGTTTCAGAGAAGTCCAGTAAGGACTTGGGGAAAGAAATCCCAGGAAATATTTCCTTCAACCTGGCTAAGTGACATTGAAAAAAGATATGATCAACCGTTTCTAGTTCCCCACAAAAGCAGCAATGGCCATCCCCTTTCCAACCCCTTTTCAGAAGAGATTGAGCCACTTGTAGTTTATTGTTAAAGACCTGCCAAAGAAAGAATTTTATTTTCAATGGCATCCTGCATTTCCAAATAATCCCAGCCACCCTGCTGACCACCCCTCTGTTGGTGATAAATTTGTACAAGGACTTAGTGGAAAAGATACCCTTTCTTTCCAAAGCCCATGAAACTGTTGACCCAGTAGATCACctgctcaggtgagtcgaccactcaccagtcttgccgaccacggccgagcacgacagacgttgtctgaccacacactatggctagatgtagaagaagagagggatggagcatacacacacagcagaggcatcagcgttggccggagctctgtataggagatggcaaatctgaactcactttactgagttacagtggcaaactatatctacaactctatccatctagtcctagtacagctgccatgctACTACAATTACTAGatatgacagcagggctgactttggcgtctgcccctgctgtggctacagtgtggcgggtgagccgttcggcgcctgtcCCTGCAGCTGCTATAGTGTAGTAGCAGGGAGCTCTTTTCGACACCGCCTTCACCTATTGCGCATTCACACAGGAGATGCagaagattatctaacaattcttcccttaATCCTTCTGCTACCCttgaaccccctccatgccgatcatcttcttcagctccgtgagttgaAGACGGccgagtggcttggtgaggacgtccgcgagttgccgaccagtttcgacgaactcgatgacgatatgccctccatcgacatagtccATGAGGAAGTGTAACTttacgtcgatgtgcttgctccagtcatggagaaccggattcttcgcgagggcgatggtgggctggttatccaccatcagtgctggtgggtgagcttccgtaccggttagctcgcccagcagccgacgcagccacacaacttggcacgccactgtggccgccgctatgtactctgcctcgcacgtagacagCGCCACCaacttctgtttcagcgacagtcatgaaattggagccggcccgaggaagacgagcacgccagaggtgctccgtcgtctgtcgatgtcctccgccatgtctgcattgctgaacacagtgagctgcagcctgctTCCGCCTGTCTTGGGGAAGACAATCCCTTGATCCaacgtccccttgacgtagcgtaacggccgcttcaccgtagcccagtgatcctctctaggatcctccatgaagcgactgacgtagcccacggcgaacgcaatgtccggcctcgtgtggactaggtagcgcagaccgccgacgatgccctagtagagtgttgcatccaccttcgccgcggtgctagcctttgtcagcttcagccgctcctccatcagagtcacgcatggctggcactcagccatgccgctctgctccaacagcttcaaggcatacgcgctctgatcgagcgtgagttcctctttcccctgtctcaccttgatgtcgaggtagtaggagagtgcgctgagatcgctcattcgaaaacgagccgccatcttgcgcttgaagctatcgatgtcctccaCACACGcgtcggtgacgatcaagtcatccacatacacgccgacgatgagctcctccttcccccatcgccgtgtgtagagcgcatgctcggttacgcaccgctgaaacccaagctcgcctagcgtggagtcaagcttggcgttccacgctcatagggcctgccgtagcccgtagagcgccttgtgtagtcggagcaccctgtgctccgctcccttgacggtgaagcccagaggttgcctgacgaagaccgtcatcgccagctcgccgttgaggaaggccgattttacgtccaggtgatggacgcgccagtcctttgctgctaccaaggctagtagcaaacggacagactccatgcgcgctactggcgcaaagactttctcaaagtcgatgccctcgcactGAACAAAGCCTCAGGCGACGTGACGTGCCTTGTGTTTGACAATGGTGCcgagctcatcccgcttgaccttgtacaaccacttcaggccgatcaggaggcatcctagaggtggatagACGAGCTCCCATGTCTCATTTTTCTCGTTcatcttcatctcctccagcatcgtccgtcgccagtttccatcaCGCTCGGCCAGTGCGAACGTGGGTTGTTCCTCTGCgctgacgagcagcagctcttggTTATTGAGCAACCGACCCACTAGGCCTGAGGGCCCGTGCTGCcgacgatgtcatccagcctacggaaccgcgcctcctcacctttgtggaaggcatccacgaactcagtgatatcacttgaaggtgaggcgaactcgatcggcgtcaaTGGACTTCCCTGTTCCTCCAGAGTGCTTGgtacagcacctggagtgctcggcacccccgaTGCTGTGCTTGCCACTACTCCTGGACTATTCGTCACCACTTCTGGAGTGGTCtgcacccctcccggagtgctcggcaccagtcttgtagtggtcggcaccactgcaagactgcTCGGCTCCActacgggagtgctcggcaccagtcttgtagtggtcagcaccactgcaagactattcggctccgctacgggagtgctcgacacccgtcctggagtggtcgccaccactgcaggacctcccggcaccactcccggagtgctcgacatccctcctggagtgctcggctctatcgctggagtgctcgacacccctcctggagtgctggcacctcttccccagcgtctccaccaccgtggatgaccaagtgctcgacgacgaaggtgctggtgaagccgcaagcttcccccatgctcggactgCTCCAGTCCTAGGCCGCCTTCTTGTTGAACACGACGTCACATGAGACAAATACCTTGTCTCCGCCatcgcttcgtccttgctcgtcaggagttgcagccacatgtagcgactgcaatcatccacgagcaggaggaagtaccgccgaccacc
Proteins encoded in this region:
- the LOC136503771 gene encoding silicon efflux transporter LSI2-like produces the protein MPLKLLFLMCHCLLGGTVLDLSINGLTGHIPASLGNLTSLQELQLSVNKSLELAADFVLELAAERNLPAKPFLLALASSANIGSSATPIGNPQNLVIAFNSKIPFPKFLLGILPAMLAGMAVNMVMLLCMYWKDLDGSSSPIDVDGKRMEAVEEGAGAHAGVERSPKLQLGSTNGGSGYMSPLMTENISTKHPWFMQCTEERRKLFLKSFAYIVTVGMVIAYMVGLNMSWTAITTAIALVVVDFRDSEPCLNTVSYSLLVFFSGMFITVSGFNKTGLPVAIWNFMAPYSKVNSVGGISVLSIIILLLSNLASNVPTVLLMGGEVTSAAALISPAAVVRSWLLLAWVSTVAGNLSLLGSAANLIVCEQARRATRNAYDLTFWQHIVFGVPSTLIVTAIGIPLIGKINI
- the LOC136504962 gene encoding putative cysteine-rich receptor-like protein kinase 20, encoding MANAVSGIVLLLVLGGITLFPRATADVFCHNLKQVAATLPKNTASSPVHFATTVFGQPPDAVYALALCRGDVDNDNTCGECVATTFDAINSTLSPAQQLQCYQAAYYYGGGCSLVYSADDILSSSNTTGGNNNGDDIPYTRRNTKSWGNWSSTINITAVDDVALTVGLLNELLVKTIQTAASTTPGRFTTGVMDSPMIVFYSMAQCTPDLSDSKCLACLTSLLGTLNYMTLPMGVQLHVIRCFFRYESYQFYDSKPILHVGRPSAPTPVTAPVKHKRRMYNFWIILIAVFPPAAAAFLCFIFCCPCLRSYRKEAGSRRTRDLKAQEELIWQGKSSSEFSVFEFEQLLEATDNFSEENKLGQGGFGAVYKGQFPEGLEIAVKRLSSHSGQGFMEFKNEVQLIAKLQHMNLVRLLGCCSQEEEKILVYEYLPNKSLDFFIFDENRRALLNWNKRIAIIEGIAHGLLYLHKHSRLRVIHRDLKPSNILLDGEMNPKISDFGLAKIFTSNNTEESTTRRVVGTYGYMSPEYACEGLFSIKSDVFSFGVLVLEILGGKRNSGGQDYGNFINLLGYAWKLYEEERWGELIDSSLDTINHSDEMMRCMNIALLCVQEKAADRPTMLDVVAMLSNKSMVLVKPKHPAYFNLSSVGNEEASIATGPSSINNVTISVTTGR